In a single window of the Acetivibrio clariflavus DSM 19732 genome:
- the istA gene encoding IS21 family transposase, whose translation MTQKNHIRKMYYEQGISISQISRETNFDRKTIRKYIDKTDWNEDPIDKIVKRGRPEKLKPFKDTIDKWLMEDKTARRKQRHTAKRIFERLTEIYKDEFDCCYKTVSNYVRRRKKEIYAKSDGYLPLEHKPGEAQVDFGEADFYLNGRLYNGYYINISFPYSNQGYTQLFKGQNQECLFEGLINIFKHIHGVPYRIWFDNASTIVAKVLKGGDRDLTDDFLRFKEHYNFEAVFCNPNSGHEKGSVESKVGYHRRNMFVPIPKITNLEEFNKELLIKCDNDADREHYRKEMKISELHIEDRKSLIPLPTVEFDTGKYLTVKTNGYGKFTLNNGIHEYSTSPKYANEKINIRITANEVIILDENYRETIKHTRLYGDTKQESMQWLPYLNTLAKRPGALKYSGIYNMLPHPMKEYMETCSKSEKGKILQTIATICEKSNFETAVKAVREALLYGAADADSLTALFSRLNTPELDLKPARVPEGIPKLKKVVTDVSAYDALIREAGGSLC comes from the coding sequence ATGACTCAAAAAAATCATATCAGAAAAATGTATTATGAACAAGGTATAAGCATTAGTCAAATTTCTAGGGAAACCAACTTTGATAGAAAAACTATCAGAAAGTATATTGATAAGACAGATTGGAATGAGGATCCCATTGATAAAATTGTAAAAAGAGGAAGGCCAGAAAAACTTAAACCTTTTAAGGATACCATAGACAAGTGGCTTATGGAAGATAAGACAGCAAGAAGAAAACAGAGACATACTGCAAAACGTATTTTTGAAAGATTAACTGAAATATATAAAGATGAATTTGATTGTTGTTACAAGACAGTATCAAATTATGTTAGAAGGAGGAAAAAAGAAATATATGCAAAATCAGATGGGTACCTGCCTTTGGAACATAAGCCAGGAGAAGCTCAGGTAGACTTTGGTGAAGCAGACTTTTATCTAAACGGTAGACTATACAATGGTTACTACATAAATATTTCATTCCCATACAGCAATCAAGGATATACTCAGCTTTTCAAGGGGCAAAATCAGGAATGTCTTTTTGAAGGACTTATCAATATATTTAAACATATTCATGGAGTACCCTATAGGATATGGTTTGATAATGCTAGCACTATAGTTGCAAAAGTATTAAAAGGGGGCGATAGAGATTTAACAGATGATTTTTTGAGGTTTAAAGAACACTACAACTTTGAAGCTGTGTTTTGCAATCCTAACTCTGGTCATGAGAAGGGATCAGTTGAGTCAAAAGTGGGATATCACAGAAGGAACATGTTTGTTCCTATACCTAAAATAACTAATCTGGAAGAATTCAATAAAGAGCTTTTAATAAAATGTGATAATGATGCAGATAGAGAACATTATCGAAAAGAAATGAAAATATCAGAATTGCATATTGAAGATAGAAAATCATTAATACCACTACCAACTGTAGAATTTGATACAGGAAAATATTTAACCGTAAAAACAAACGGGTATGGGAAATTTACACTAAATAATGGAATCCACGAATATTCTACATCTCCTAAATATGCAAATGAAAAAATTAATATCAGGATAACAGCTAATGAGGTGATTATCCTTGATGAAAACTACAGAGAAACAATTAAACATACTCGACTATATGGTGATACTAAGCAGGAGAGCATGCAATGGCTTCCCTACCTTAATACTCTAGCCAAAAGACCTGGAGCATTGAAATATAGTGGAATATATAATATGTTACCGCATCCTATGAAGGAGTATATGGAAACTTGTTCGAAATCTGAAAAGGGAAAAATTCTTCAAACCATAGCAACAATTTGTGAGAAGTCAAACTTTGAAACAGCAGTAAAAGCAGTAAGAGAAGCTCTTTTGTATGGAGCAGCGGATGCAGATAGTTTGACAGCTCTTTTTAGCAGGTTAAATACTCCTGAACTTGATCTAAAACCTGCTAGAGTACCAGAGGGTATACCAAAACTTAAAAAGGTTGTTACCGATGTTTCTGCATATGATGCTTTGA
- a CDS encoding FtsX-like permease family protein, which yields MQKWGIFFHFCPFIFYIKHLSGLFVLTINKRKREIAICLALGANKNVVYYEIILEMGIIAFLGTLLGILGSLILLLRGFEIATVVVFPNSIVIAALFGLSVFSVIISSIPVLISIKKLMPIEILRSA from the coding sequence TTGCAAAAGTGGGGAATTTTTTTTCACTTTTGCCCATTTATATTTTACATTAAACACTTATCCGGGTTGTTTGTTCTTACAATAAATAAAAGAAAAAGAGAAATAGCAATTTGTTTAGCACTTGGGGCAAATAAAAATGTTGTTTATTATGAAATTATATTAGAAATGGGCATAATTGCTTTTCTAGGTACATTATTAGGAATTCTGGGAAGTCTTATTTTGCTCTTAAGAGGATTTGAAATAGCAACTGTTGTAGTGTTTCCAAACAGTATAGTTATAGCAGCATTGTTCGGATTGTCTGTTTTTTCTGTAATTATTTCAAGCATACCGGTTTTGATTAGCATAAAAAAATTAATGCCAATTGAAATATTAAGATCTGCATAG
- a CDS encoding ABC transporter ATP-binding protein: MIELKNISKSYKGKGVFTRALVNVSLRVEPGDFIAIMGRSGSGKTTLLNILGCMDRFDEGEYLFDNVNIHKYREKELANFRNKNIGFIFQAFNLINDMTAVENVELPMGFAGLNSRERRTNAMKLLDDVGLKDKAFNKPLELSGGQQQRVAIARALANNPKIILADEPTGNLDEESGFQIMDLLKNLNNQKKVTIIMVTHDEQIAKYADRIVYMRDGVLL, from the coding sequence ATGATTGAACTAAAAAACATATCAAAGTCATATAAAGGAAAAGGAGTGTTTACTAGAGCTTTGGTTAATGTTTCTTTGAGAGTTGAGCCTGGTGATTTTATTGCTATAATGGGAAGATCCGGATCAGGGAAAACAACATTATTGAATATATTAGGCTGTATGGATAGATTTGATGAAGGTGAGTATTTATTTGATAATGTAAACATTCATAAATATCGTGAAAAAGAGCTGGCAAATTTCCGTAATAAAAACATTGGTTTTATATTCCAAGCTTTTAACTTAATAAATGATATGACTGCTGTTGAAAATGTTGAATTACCAATGGGGTTTGCCGGATTAAATAGTAGGGAAAGAAGAACAAATGCTATGAAACTGTTAGATGATGTGGGACTTAAAGATAAAGCCTTCAACAAGCCGTTGGAATTATCTGGAGGGCAACAGCAAAGAGTTGCAATAGCAAGGGCATTAGCTAATAATCCTAAGATAATTTTAGCTGATGAGCCAACTGGAAATTTAGATGAAGAGTCCGGATTTCAGATAATGGACCTATTGAAAAATTTAAATAATCAAAAAAAGGTTACGATTATAATGGTAACACATGATGAACAAATAGCTAAGTATGCAGATAGGATTGTCTATATGAGAGATGGGGTTTTATTATAA
- a CDS encoding bacteriohemerythrin, producing MALLWSKNLEVGVDLIDAQHKKWFEKADQLFEAGKNRKSKEYIIQMFDFLDEYTKTHFKDEEAYMARINYPELDQQKKMHEEFIKKLAELRKDYEVAGANITVILKANQFILDWLTKHISNADKKIGEFARKQNLTE from the coding sequence ATGGCGCTGTTATGGTCAAAGAACTTGGAAGTTGGAGTAGATTTAATCGATGCCCAGCACAAGAAATGGTTTGAGAAAGCCGATCAGCTTTTTGAAGCAGGCAAAAACAGAAAGTCAAAGGAATATATTATTCAAATGTTTGATTTTCTGGATGAATACACAAAGACTCATTTCAAAGACGAAGAGGCATACATGGCAAGAATCAATTATCCTGAATTGGACCAACAGAAAAAAATGCATGAAGAATTTATCAAAAAATTGGCTGAATTAAGAAAGGATTACGAAGTAGCAGGGGCAAACATAACAGTAATCTTAAAAGCTAACCAGTTTATTCTTGACTGGCTGACAAAACACATTTCAAACGCAGACAAAAAAATAGGTGAGTTTGCAAGAAAACAGAATCTAACCGAGTAG
- a CDS encoding nitrogenase component 1, translated as MSGYIERPRYQCALGGALATISSIDRAVAIVHSAPGCSSSADSAANVGSGYWGATYCGGRSTPSTNILEKEIIFGGENRLREQIESTLSIIDGDLFAVITGCMTDIIGDDVVSVTETFRNDGKNIIVAETGGFKGNSSTGYDLILEAIFAQFTERGLEKDPKVVNILGLVPSQDVFWRGNLTELKRILNELGIEANTFFTPFDNVDSLKTASKASLNIVLSKVHGIRAAEAFEAIHGTPYISLPLPIGPTATEEFLRELGKSLEICKDKVDKVINKEKAWYYNYIHSLTDLYNDLDLQRYAIVIGDSNYGYAITRFVCDDLGWIPSYTAITDILTDEQKETVKKQFDYLPEDLRPKLIFEESTSKIAKLILEDLKSIPSEYNHAINPAFVLGSTLDRTLAAELKAGFFGISYPIVNRVITDQSYIGYRGGLRLATDLFSVILSNR; from the coding sequence ATGAGCGGATACATAGAAAGACCCCGTTACCAATGTGCCTTAGGCGGTGCATTGGCAACAATCAGTTCCATTGACAGAGCCGTTGCAATAGTTCATTCTGCACCAGGTTGCAGTTCAAGCGCCGACAGTGCTGCGAATGTAGGAAGCGGCTACTGGGGTGCCACATACTGCGGCGGCCGTTCCACACCAAGTACAAACATTCTGGAAAAGGAAATAATATTTGGCGGTGAAAACAGGCTCAGAGAACAAATTGAATCAACCCTGTCGATAATTGACGGAGATCTGTTTGCAGTTATAACAGGATGCATGACCGATATAATAGGCGATGACGTGGTATCTGTTACAGAAACCTTCAGGAATGATGGAAAAAATATTATTGTTGCCGAAACCGGAGGATTTAAAGGCAACTCCTCCACAGGTTATGACCTTATATTGGAAGCAATTTTTGCCCAATTTACAGAAAGAGGACTGGAAAAAGACCCTAAAGTTGTAAACATACTTGGCCTGGTTCCGTCCCAAGATGTTTTCTGGAGAGGAAATCTCACCGAATTAAAGAGAATTTTAAACGAGCTTGGAATTGAAGCCAATACATTCTTTACTCCGTTTGACAATGTGGATTCATTAAAAACCGCATCCAAGGCCTCTTTAAACATCGTACTATCAAAAGTTCACGGTATTAGAGCTGCAGAAGCCTTTGAGGCTATTCACGGAACTCCGTATATTTCTCTTCCTCTTCCTATAGGGCCTACCGCCACCGAAGAATTCCTCAGAGAGCTCGGAAAGAGCCTTGAAATTTGCAAAGACAAGGTGGATAAAGTAATAAACAAAGAAAAAGCATGGTATTACAATTACATACACAGCCTTACCGATTTATACAACGACCTTGACCTTCAAAGATATGCAATCGTCATAGGCGATTCAAACTACGGATATGCCATAACCAGATTTGTATGCGATGATTTGGGCTGGATTCCTTCATATACAGCCATCACAGACATACTTACCGACGAACAGAAAGAAACAGTAAAAAAACAGTTTGACTACTTACCTGAAGATTTACGGCCAAAACTGATATTCGAGGAAAGCACAAGCAAAATAGCAAAACTTATTCTTGAAGACTTAAAAAGCATCCCAAGCGAGTACAATCATGCCATAAACCCTGCTTTCGTTTTGGGAAGCACACTGGACAGAACTTTGGCAGCAGAGCTAAAAGCAGGCTTCTTCGGTATATCTTACCCAATCGTAAACAGAGTTATAACTGACCAGAGCTATATAGGATACCGCGGCGGCTTAAGGCTTGCAACCGATTTATTCAGTGTAATTTTAAGCAACAGGTAA
- a CDS encoding nitrogenase component 1, which yields MGLLHDKSVPGREERLKASMAYGGSACNLARADKVCLRNQERSFSQAGLCQLLPTLGMLSTLPDTAIIVYGAIGCASTGFGANISSRLRHVQMGRTAIKDTVWISTNLTESEVVHGGEQRLEETIYKTYEELKPKSIVVLQTCAPSVIGDDLYSVIDRARKNLDIPILASTCEGFKTKIWATGYDVAFHAIVHGFIENDKEGRPPRKEGRKEGEKPIVNIINLASVGLTDENEIRRMLNSIGIEVNIGPNFASREEIRRMTQADLTVSICPTHDDYFIDYLHKEYGIPYVLRDMPIGLENTKNWLLDIAEKVGLKKEAEKFIEEETKKTLKAVEKFLPYLKGKKVFLSAGEFRALVTGMLVQELGMEVIGLRAYHHDHFGDEFYGKLVEAQGGKDFVVDIANFQPFELMNILKKVKPDLFIGHVSDNLSAAKLGLPAATIFRVFDYYVGYRGFYEFAKKMTRVLKNPAFNKKLSENVVHPYKNNWYEENPFKFIKAVKNEDTDDVQEVYNYYEFSARKGVI from the coding sequence ATGGGTTTATTACATGATAAATCTGTCCCCGGAAGAGAAGAACGCCTGAAAGCCAGTATGGCTTATGGAGGTTCTGCTTGCAATTTGGCAAGAGCAGATAAAGTATGTCTAAGAAACCAGGAGAGATCTTTTTCTCAGGCAGGATTATGCCAATTGCTCCCCACATTGGGAATGCTGTCGACACTGCCCGACACGGCAATAATTGTCTACGGTGCCATCGGCTGCGCTTCCACCGGATTTGGTGCAAATATCAGCAGCAGGTTAAGGCATGTACAGATGGGCAGAACCGCCATCAAAGACACTGTCTGGATATCGACTAACTTAACGGAAAGTGAAGTTGTACATGGCGGAGAACAAAGGCTGGAAGAAACCATATACAAAACCTATGAAGAATTAAAGCCCAAATCAATAGTAGTTCTTCAAACTTGCGCACCATCGGTTATCGGTGATGACCTTTACAGTGTAATTGACCGTGCAAGGAAAAATCTCGATATACCAATCCTCGCTTCAACCTGTGAAGGCTTTAAGACCAAAATATGGGCAACAGGCTATGATGTAGCCTTCCACGCCATTGTTCACGGCTTTATCGAAAATGACAAGGAAGGCCGTCCTCCCCGCAAAGAAGGCCGCAAGGAAGGTGAAAAACCGATTGTAAACATTATAAATCTTGCTTCTGTAGGTCTTACCGATGAGAACGAAATCCGGAGAATGCTGAACAGTATAGGCATTGAAGTCAATATCGGTCCTAACTTTGCTTCAAGAGAAGAAATCAGAAGAATGACCCAGGCCGATCTTACTGTAAGTATATGCCCTACCCACGATGATTACTTTATTGATTACCTGCACAAGGAATACGGTATACCGTATGTATTAAGAGACATGCCCATCGGTCTGGAAAATACTAAAAACTGGCTTTTGGACATTGCCGAAAAGGTAGGCCTTAAAAAGGAAGCAGAAAAGTTTATAGAAGAGGAAACCAAAAAGACGCTTAAAGCCGTTGAAAAGTTTCTTCCCTATTTAAAGGGCAAAAAGGTATTTTTAAGTGCCGGAGAATTCAGGGCTTTAGTCACCGGAATGCTCGTTCAGGAACTCGGAATGGAAGTAATCGGTCTTAGAGCTTATCATCACGATCACTTCGGTGACGAGTTTTACGGCAAGCTTGTTGAAGCGCAAGGCGGTAAGGATTTTGTAGTGGATATCGCAAACTTCCAACCCTTTGAGCTTATGAACATTTTGAAAAAAGTCAAACCGGATCTTTTCATTGGCCATGTGTCCGATAATCTATCGGCTGCAAAGCTTGGTCTGCCTGCTGCTACCATTTTCAGAGTATTTGATTATTATGTGGGTTACAGAGGTTTTTACGAGTTTGCCAAGAAAATGACAAGAGTTCTAAAGAACCCTGCTTTCAACAAAAAGCTTTCTGAAAATGTAGTTCATCCTTATAAAAACAACTGGTATGAAGAAAATCCATTTAAATTTATTAAAGCTGTTAAAAACGAGGATACTGACGATGTTCAGGAAGTTTACAACTACTATGAATTTTCAGCCCGGAAAGGAGTAATATAG
- a CDS encoding ABC transporter substrate-binding protein — translation MKIFNLKFLLMITLIFALLTASSGCSKSGSTGTSSNRGSLSNNSASSGEQSDFDVIRLPSSSNPLNVDTITIAEELGFFREQKIKIERVGIVPWAQLIPSLVSGKLDFASGHINRVAAAVAAGAKVKAVAANTLTTKEKPHMTFVVKEESPIKTPEDILGKKIAIMAYGGCNEYTPYEYLKKNGISDPKGKFEIVVVPAGKEEETLRKGEVEIAGTHDDPANLLDRGGVRILFTDYDIWQDVGGQAPYFAAESFINKNPDLVRRFVTVIGKVNKWINENQEKAIEINAKVYNVDASKVRVGYYVSDAIIKEDTVQLWIDILNGYNELKRDLKASEIYTNEFNPNYKK, via the coding sequence ATGAAGATTTTCAACTTAAAATTCTTATTGATGATAACACTTATATTTGCTTTGCTGACAGCTTCTTCAGGATGCAGCAAATCCGGAAGCACGGGTACATCATCTAACAGGGGAAGCCTTAGCAACAATTCGGCAAGCTCCGGTGAACAATCGGATTTTGATGTTATAAGACTTCCAAGTTCCTCGAATCCTCTCAACGTGGATACAATAACCATAGCAGAAGAACTTGGCTTTTTCAGAGAGCAAAAAATTAAAATCGAAAGAGTCGGTATTGTTCCCTGGGCACAGCTTATTCCATCCCTTGTTTCGGGAAAACTGGATTTTGCCAGCGGTCATATAAATCGTGTCGCTGCCGCTGTTGCCGCCGGAGCAAAAGTTAAAGCAGTGGCTGCAAATACATTGACAACTAAAGAAAAGCCCCACATGACCTTTGTAGTCAAAGAAGAAAGTCCTATTAAAACTCCCGAGGATATTTTGGGTAAAAAGATTGCGATAATGGCCTATGGAGGCTGTAATGAATATACTCCCTATGAATACCTGAAAAAGAACGGTATCAGCGATCCAAAAGGCAAATTTGAGATTGTGGTTGTACCGGCCGGAAAAGAAGAGGAAACACTAAGAAAAGGTGAAGTAGAAATTGCCGGAACCCATGACGACCCTGCAAACTTATTGGACCGCGGCGGTGTAAGGATTCTTTTTACAGACTACGACATATGGCAAGATGTCGGAGGTCAGGCCCCATACTTTGCAGCAGAATCCTTTATAAATAAAAATCCCGATCTTGTCCGGCGTTTTGTAACGGTTATAGGAAAAGTAAACAAGTGGATCAACGAAAATCAGGAAAAGGCAATAGAAATTAACGCAAAAGTATATAATGTTGACGCTTCAAAAGTAAGAGTGGGATATTACGTCTCCGATGCCATAATAAAAGAAGATACCGTACAGCTGTGGATAGACATTTTGAACGGCTACAACGAGTTGAAAAGAGACTTAAAGGCAAGCGAAATATACACCAATGAATTTAATCCCAATTATAAAAAATAG
- a CDS encoding ABC transporter permease, producing the protein MGTKALQALKDLSMKSAAIILFILLWETAPRIGMVDRMYLPPFSEVITALVKLIISGDLFIHIGSSLKRSMGGLFLAVAIGIPLGIFIGWFKSIEKFLDPLLQIFRNTSTLALFPVFILLFGLGELSKVAIIFWGTLWATLLNTINGVKNIDPLLIKAAQSMSASNFFIFRKIVLPAATPSIITGFRLSASTSILILVAAEMLGSNSGLGFLIFYSEQKYDIAEMYSGILTISVLGLLINYLIVAFERRLLVWKKAE; encoded by the coding sequence ATGGGTACAAAAGCATTGCAGGCATTAAAAGACCTATCAATGAAATCCGCAGCAATAATATTGTTTATTTTGCTTTGGGAAACAGCACCGCGTATCGGCATGGTGGACAGAATGTATCTGCCGCCTTTCAGTGAAGTGATTACAGCATTGGTTAAACTCATTATATCCGGTGACCTGTTCATCCACATAGGTTCCAGCTTGAAAAGGTCCATGGGCGGGTTGTTTTTAGCCGTAGCCATAGGAATACCCCTGGGTATATTTATAGGATGGTTTAAATCGATTGAAAAATTTTTAGATCCTTTGCTTCAGATATTCAGGAACACATCAACCCTTGCCCTATTTCCCGTATTCATTTTGCTTTTCGGGCTCGGTGAACTGTCAAAAGTGGCAATTATATTCTGGGGCACCCTATGGGCAACACTTCTTAACACCATAAACGGTGTTAAAAACATAGATCCTCTGTTAATCAAAGCCGCACAGTCAATGAGTGCCTCCAATTTCTTTATTTTCCGAAAGATCGTGCTTCCCGCAGCCACCCCGTCAATTATAACAGGCTTCAGACTGAGTGCCTCCACATCAATACTTATACTGGTTGCGGCAGAAATGTTAGGCTCCAACTCGGGACTAGGCTTTCTTATATTCTATTCGGAGCAAAAATATGATATTGCAGAAATGTATTCCGGAATTTTGACCATTTCTGTTCTGGGGCTCCTTATCAATTACCTGATTGTTGCTTTTGAAAGACGTCTATTGGTATGGAAAAAAGCTGAATGA
- a CDS encoding STM4015 family protein, which produces MKDVKKYFYEYEDYEDGGKDAATLAEEIMNDPDLSTIKNIIVGCWGETYDNSCQPIIDMFAQNSEKFSHIETLFIGDMESEECEVSWIEQGDYSELIKSLKNLKHLIIKGSNGLSLGELNHSELESLEIICGGLPKSVILEIANSNLPKLKKLNLYLGVENYGFDGSIEDIKKLIENKNFKNLEYLGLGDSEIQDEIVEVVLNSDIVSNLKVLDFSNGTLSDRGAQIILDNANKLKHLELLDLHYHFISDEYMMKLKMLPININLDEQMENDEEYGNYPMLTE; this is translated from the coding sequence ATGAAGGATGTAAAAAAATACTTCTACGAGTATGAGGATTATGAGGATGGAGGCAAGGATGCCGCAACACTGGCTGAAGAAATAATGAACGATCCCGATTTAAGTACCATTAAGAACATAATTGTAGGATGCTGGGGAGAAACCTACGATAACAGCTGTCAGCCCATTATTGACATGTTTGCTCAAAACAGCGAAAAATTCTCTCATATTGAAACCCTTTTTATAGGAGATATGGAGTCTGAAGAGTGTGAAGTTTCTTGGATAGAGCAGGGAGATTACAGCGAATTGATAAAATCCTTAAAGAATCTGAAACATTTGATAATTAAAGGAAGTAACGGTCTTAGCCTGGGTGAGTTGAATCATTCTGAGCTGGAATCTCTGGAAATTATCTGCGGCGGGCTCCCTAAGTCAGTAATTTTGGAAATTGCCAATTCAAATTTGCCTAAACTCAAAAAGCTCAATTTGTATCTTGGCGTTGAAAATTACGGTTTTGATGGAAGTATTGAAGATATTAAAAAACTTATTGAAAATAAGAATTTTAAAAATTTGGAATATCTAGGCCTGGGTGACAGTGAAATTCAGGATGAAATTGTTGAAGTGGTTTTAAACTCGGACATTGTTTCAAATCTTAAGGTTTTGGATTTTTCCAACGGAACTCTTTCCGACAGGGGTGCACAGATTATTTTGGACAATGCGAATAAGCTAAAGCACTTGGAATTATTGGACTTGCATTATCATTTTATCAGTGATGAATACATGATGAAATTAAAAATGCTTCCCATAAACATTAATTTGGATGAACAGATGGAAAACGATGAGGAGTATGGAAATTATCCCATGCTGACTGAGTAA
- a CDS encoding STM4014 family protein produces MSIILIGQSGTKRKDYFLKAAEELGIEVGFCEIGSYPANVEKDTIVKLDPPQYKDSDISNLNMLVRGYTDYLEDIGANKKLTFLNSPESIMATLDKRKCKEVLIKNGIPVTPLIDEVFPDIDALRRYIRENKTCNLFIKPRYGSGAAGIIAYRYNLRTGAEIVYTSIDKAEGRFVNTKKIRKIDRTETIEDMVNFILSKHCIVEKWIPKPKYNNLCYDIRVVWQFGKIEFMVARCSGFPITNLHLNNNALDINLLNLPQTVIYRIEELCKDALACFKGLNCAGIDILLKGRNLEPLIIEMNAQGDLIYRDIYNENRIYKNQLIRMVNYGEFKQGNTDESLRRYY; encoded by the coding sequence ATGAGTATTATTTTAATAGGGCAGTCGGGAACAAAACGAAAGGATTATTTTTTAAAGGCAGCCGAAGAGTTGGGGATTGAAGTCGGTTTTTGCGAGATTGGTTCATATCCGGCTAACGTTGAAAAAGACACCATAGTAAAATTGGATCCGCCGCAATACAAAGATTCCGATATATCCAATCTCAATATGCTGGTAAGAGGGTATACCGATTATTTGGAAGACATTGGCGCAAACAAGAAACTGACTTTTCTGAACTCTCCGGAAAGCATCATGGCTACCCTCGATAAGAGAAAATGCAAAGAGGTTCTTATAAAAAACGGTATTCCCGTTACTCCTTTGATAGATGAAGTGTTTCCCGATATAGATGCCTTAAGACGATACATAAGAGAAAATAAAACTTGCAATTTATTCATAAAGCCAAGATATGGCTCGGGTGCAGCCGGAATAATAGCTTACAGATATAACCTGAGGACTGGTGCCGAGATTGTCTATACATCAATTGACAAGGCGGAAGGAAGGTTTGTCAATACAAAAAAGATTCGAAAAATTGACCGAACTGAAACAATAGAGGATATGGTAAATTTTATCCTCTCGAAGCATTGTATTGTTGAAAAATGGATCCCGAAACCCAAATACAATAACCTTTGCTATGATATAAGGGTGGTTTGGCAATTTGGTAAAATAGAATTTATGGTGGCAAGGTGCTCAGGTTTTCCCATAACAAATCTGCATTTAAACAACAATGCTTTGGATATAAATTTGCTAAATCTTCCCCAAACAGTGATTTATAGGATAGAGGAGCTGTGCAAGGATGCGTTGGCTTGTTTTAAAGGCTTAAATTGTGCAGGAATAGATATACTTCTTAAGGGGAGAAATTTAGAGCCTTTGATTATAGAAATGAATGCCCAGGGAGATTTGATCTACCGGGATATATATAATGAAAACAGAATCTACAAGAATCAACTGATCAGGATGGTGAACTATGGAGAGTTTAAACAAGGAAATACCGATGAAAGTCTTAGGAGATATTACTAA
- a CDS encoding STM4013/SEN3800 family hydrolase has product MESLNKEIPMKVLGDITKAKYSVDMNEIVGTHDILFVCLDTLRYDVAFNEQENNGTPNLNKYGKWEKRHAPGNFTYPSHLAMFAGFLPTPAEPIPMFEMERLFIPKDMVANMPAPKGAFLFEGATFVEGLEKVGYETICVGGVGFFNKRTEINRVLPKLFKYSYWHPSFSCHIKNSFENQLDFIERKLKEFDSDKRIFMYLNIDSIHYPNYFYVEGAKGDSVETHAAALRYVDSHIERLFDLFRARGKTFVIACSDHGSCYGEDGYHFHCLSHEIVYTVPYKHFIL; this is encoded by the coding sequence ATGGAGAGTTTAAACAAGGAAATACCGATGAAAGTCTTAGGAGATATTACTAAAGCCAAATACTCGGTGGATATGAATGAGATTGTAGGTACCCACGATATTTTATTTGTGTGTTTGGATACATTAAGATATGATGTGGCCTTTAATGAACAGGAGAATAACGGCACTCCCAATCTCAACAAATACGGTAAATGGGAAAAGCGTCATGCACCGGGAAATTTCACATATCCGTCCCATCTGGCAATGTTTGCGGGATTTTTGCCGACTCCTGCGGAGCCGATACCGATGTTTGAAATGGAAAGACTTTTTATCCCTAAGGATATGGTTGCAAATATGCCTGCGCCTAAGGGGGCTTTTTTGTTCGAAGGTGCCACTTTTGTAGAAGGGCTTGAAAAGGTAGGTTATGAAACCATATGTGTCGGCGGGGTTGGCTTCTTTAACAAAAGAACGGAAATAAACAGAGTTCTTCCAAAGCTTTTCAAGTACAGTTATTGGCATCCGTCCTTTAGCTGCCACATAAAAAACAGCTTTGAAAATCAGTTGGACTTTATCGAAAGAAAACTTAAAGAATTTGATTCGGATAAGAGAATATTTATGTATTTGAACATAGACAGTATTCATTATCCCAATTATTTCTATGTTGAAGGTGCAAAAGGAGACTCAGTGGAGACCCATGCTGCAGCACTGCGCTATGTGGATAGCCATATAGAGAGACTGTTTGATTTGTTCAGAGCAAGGGGCAAAACCTTTGTCATAGCCTGCTCTGACCACGGAAGCTGTTATGGAGAAGACGGCTATCATTTTCACTGCTTGTCCCATGAAATAGTTTATACAGTTCCCTATAAGCATTTTATATTGTAA